The nucleotide window GGACCTACAGGGAAGCCAGGAAGGGGCTCTTTCTCAGGAACTGTAGGAGAAGGAGTAATGGGTACAAATTGAAAACAGGGATATTTAAgttagatataaggaagaagtTCTTTATTGCAAGGCACTAGAACAGGtggatgctccagccctgttcaaagccaggctgaatGGGACTTTGAACAGCCTGGTCCACTGGAAGgtgccctgcccatggcagtggcaGCTGTATCTAGgtaatctttaaggtccatttTCTAttattccttttctccctgATCATCAGTAGGGAACTGTGATTAGCAGTAggctttggatttttttaagttcACTGGAAAGAAGAGGTATCTGGAAATAAGAGTTCTAATATGTTTCTTTTCAGCCTCAGTGTGTATTTAGGCTGCAAGCCCAAATGGTTGATTGGAGGAGAATATTAGTGCAGCTTTGTGATATTTTATCTTGTGCACAGAGGTGTAGGGTGTACAATGGGGCATTGTAATGAAAGTGAAAGTGTTGTGAAATAGGATATAAATAGTACAAATAAATGTGCTCAGACATTGCCTAGTTGTAAAAATATCTAGAAATCCAGTGAACCAGCACATTGCCAGCAGGTGGCAATAGAAGTGTGCTGGGTAGTGACTGCTGCAACTCTGAGAGCAGTGTGCTCTGTTAGTGTGTCACAATGATGTTATTCATAGTATGAAGTTGTATTTGTAGACtataaaatctaaataaattGAATTAACTAACTGCAAATGCATCAATAACCTGTCTTTTATAGGGAACAGCATTGCTATGGCTCCCAAAGGGGATCAAACTTTTTGCAGTGTTCTACACCCTGGGAAATATTGCTGCACTCGCCAGGTATGCTTTCTTAGTTATTGGTTTTAAAAAAGTACTCTCCTTTTCAGctacatttccattttcttttactCTAGAGTGCTGTCTATGTTGTGTACAAGCAACATTGTTTTATATTGAATGCTAATAAGAaaaacttgtttgtttttaggtTTTGTTGTTAAACTGTTGTTTAACAGTTGACTTACACGCCTCTTTGTGGACACATCACAAATGCTATCTGAAGTATGAATAATAAATTGCTAGCTGAATGTTTTGTACTTTTTACAAAGTAAAAGTCCTTAATAAGTCCTTTTGCCAGGTACAGAAGTACCTCTGCTTCAGGGGCAAACTGGTTGTCTGCCCTCTGTGTTACTGGAAGgagctttttgcttttaaaatagatCATCCTGCTTCCAAGAAAACtttcaaaaaggaaacattCAGGAAATCCTTGTTTTGACTGTAAGGCTGAAGACAGAATCTAAAATTTGCTCatagtgtatttttaaactctCAGATTCTTTGAAGTGTTCCATGTTACGGTTAGTCCTAAAAGATTTGCAGAATGGGGCCTCTTAAGATTGAAAACTTTCATTTCACAGTTTGAAAGACATATAAGAAAGAACTTAATATCTATAAGGtattttcaatttctgtttGTCCTCCTATTATTATCTTAGTGTAGTTGAGGCATGGTCATGGGACTCAAACCCCATGGAGTCTGGTCTTGACTTTCATGGACTCTGATTTTAGTCAAGTAACTTAATTGTTGAGTCAAAGCATTTTTAATCTTAGAACTCAGGTAATGTGACACTAACATTTGAGAAATGTGAAGATACTGCTTTTCCTCAATAAATTTCTTAGGAGACAATAATGTCTATACTGACATTGAGTCTCAACTGTAAAACTATTCCATCTCATTCTAAAACAAGACAAAATGTGTTTACCTTTCTCTCCCTTATCTTACTCTCTATTCTTTGTTGTTGGTTTAGGGAGaggttttttggttgtgttgTTTATACCTGTTACTTTGAGTGTGTTTTCACTTCTTCAAATTAAATGAGCTTTTTAGAAACATAGTCTACTTGAGTTAAGAGGAAAGTTTTTACAGACTAGTATTTCATTGAGGAGAATGCTGAGAAACTTTAGTCTGCACTCCAGctaaaattagaagaaaaaagaggcccatttttccttcagttgtCCTTCTGGATATAAAAAACAGGCAACTGTGTTCTAAGAACAGTAGGAGATAACAATGAAGTCCCAAATTGGCAAGCACATTTAAACTTTTCCAGGCTTGTTTGCAAGTCTGTATTTAAACCAAAACTCTTATTAGCCTGTTTAGTCTCTTCTAGCTTGTTTTGACTATTGTTTTCAAACTATGAACATGAAAACAATGATACTTGATTATTCTCAAGGATGATGAGTATGTCTCCTACAGAATGGTGTATCTAAAAGAATTATTCTGTTTAACTGGAGGATGtctagaatttttttccagcctttctttctgctctgtATGGAATCTCTTCTCatctctggagcagctcttgtACTGTAGGTCTTCTCAATATGAATCAGATTACAAACAAAGCATTTTGCTTTCTATATTTTTCTGCCTATTTTATGTGACCAAACTTAACTCCTTTTTACCACTGTATTTTCCTTATCCCTATCTTTCCACTAGTTAACTCATATTTTCTTCTAGTTCTTCACATCCCCCTTTTTTTGgtcttaatttaattttatggcTCAGCACAGGatgaaaaaatactgagaaaaaaataatttgcattgcAGTGAATttacaacttttctttttctattgaATTGTGATaacttttttccatttaatataGACATTTGAGGTCTGTCTACATCAGATTAAAAAAAGTGAAGGAGATACAAGTGCAAAGGTGCTGATAGGAGAATATTTGGATGTGAAAAATTGAGTTCTATTTACTGCCTGGAATGTGGATTCCCATATTTTCTCTGTCATAGAAGGCTTATGATTGGTTTCAGAAGGAAGCTCTATCAAACTCTTCCCTGTTTTGTTTCATGTAAAAATGAATGACTAGAAAAGAAATTAGACAGGTTTTCTGCTCTGTAGTAAAGCATTCAGACCACCACAAGATTACAGGCATTTTAACTCATTAAATTGTTGTGTTTTCTACAAAGCAGAATGACAAGGAAGAGACTCATCTCAAATATTTGAAGCCAGAGAATTGCTCCTGAGGTTGTGAACTCTTAGTTCAGATGGCATTTCTTTGCATGAAAAGGTACAGCATGTGGTGTTGCTGATGGTTTTCATTCTGCCTTCAAGTTAACTACAGAGTaggaaaaagcaggaggatTAATTCAAACTACTGaatttttctctgcctttctccttGCTGAATTTGACTAAAAGAGGTAGAGCTTCCCTGTAATCTTGATTGTAGCTACATGCATTCTGcctgggtaaaaaaaaaattattgttgaACAAAAATTTTCTACAGCAGGTTGGTCTTTATTATGTGACATTGTTTTTGCAAGTCAGTTATTATAACAGCTTCAACACTAGACTTCAAAATTCACTGGACTTCAACTTGATAACTCTGCTATACTTacaatgttttgttttggtagTGTAAAAAGCTCTAACCTCTATATTTGTTCCCATTATCTTTCCTGAAATATTGGATATGATCTCATTTACTTCTGCAATTGAGTTTtctcatggttttttttctatctaTTATGGTGCTTGCCATCTTAAAATAACAATCAAAACATCTTTGACCACCCACCCATCTCTAAATCCATGTAGAACTGCTTATAGTCATTGTTTAATCTACCCCCATTTTGTATCTCTTAACATGATTTAAATTTAGCTGTAACTGCACTGCTTTCTTAATCATCTTTATTTATAAATGGCATTCAGCACAATCAAACAGATTATTAGTGGAAATGTCTTATTATTTGATGAAACAGTTCATGAAAACTGATTTGCTTCTATGCTCTTCTGTTATTCCTTAAGTATATCCTTGTCACACTCTGTCCTCTCTTATCTTAACCAATATAAGTGTTCTTATATTTGcctgttactttttttttcactatggtaatattttggaaagaatTTCGTGACCAAGGGTGACTCATAAACTGTTTCCAGGGCTAAATTCATGGAGTATTTCACCTTCTGTTCTAGTTAGTCTCTGTTGCTAAGcactgaaatatctttttttaaagcctttgtAGTCATCTGTCTGTTGGAAAACTGGTTGATTACCTGCAGTCTTTTAGAAAGAGTTATTTGAAAGTGATTTaccatttgttttgtttttctctcctatTAGTACGTGTTTCCTGATGGGGCCACTGAAGCAACTGAAAGCAATGTTTGATCCAAAACGATTAATAGCTACCATTGTGATGTTGGTAAATATActgtctttgtttctttttatcaAAAAGTTTCCCTTTAGCCTCAAAGCTAAATTTGATGCTTTTATAAAGGAAGGTTATTTCTCAGTCTGcctcttccttctgcagagAAATGACAGTCAAGCTGTATATCACAAAGATCATCTAGCTCCTTTCTATGAACATGagtgtttttgttgtttatgATTCTTTAATTAGTATTTTGGATTTAAATGTTACTTATAAAATATCTCTTAGTAAATGCTAATAGCAGGTTaattggttttaatttattttctaaaatattttattcaagaACATGGGAAGAGACTTTTTTAACTATTGTGAAAAGTCAGTGCCCCCAGGTACAGCTTGACAGTTGTTTTTTGGCTGCAGCTTGGTCTGTAAAGGTCAGTGGTTCAGCACTTTCAAAGCAAtggaggaaattaatttatttccccaAAGTCTGGGCAGCCACGTGTTCAGCTTTGAGATTCTCCATTGTGACAACCCTGGCTCCTCTACTTCCATGACCATCATTTCTTCTTCCAGGTGGGAGGATGGGAAAAAACTTTCTCCCAAAGCTGTATATTAGGTAGTTAAAACAACCCTTTGGTGCTTCtctgtttaataatttttttcttgttcctaCTGATTTGtttcaacttttatttttgaaatgtacTTGGCTTTCCTATTCTCACTATCATATAGCTTGTTTTTCTAGTTTAGTGGATAAGAAAGTCTTCATAAATTCTTTTTGGATGGCTGTTATATGGAGGTTGCATGTTCTTCctctcacacactcacacaaaaaaatagttaaaatctCATTTGAGAAGCTTACATTTGCCCCTGTCTTTTGGGGAGATCACTTGATCATTGCTTGGACTCCAAACTTTGTTCAgggaatttgttttgttttgtttgagtgcttttaattttttctgtcattattTTCAACTCATAGCAAGTTACAAGTCATAGAAAGGTTACATTTTGTAGGTGTGAATTAAAGATGTCCAATATCTCCAGTTCTCCTAGAGAGACTACTCTCTGTAGGAGAGTATTTGCTGAGCATGAGTTCTCCAACACTTTACAGCTATGGGCTTTTTCCAATGAAACAGAGTCCAAGACAGACACTTAAAAACAGCAGGCACAAAAATCATTTTGCTCTGATCATCCTGTCATCCACTGTGCTCCGACATGGtgacaaagaaaataacatgCTTTGAAGgctgtaaaaacaaaacacatcagggaaatggaaagagaaCAGCTAGCAGAGCAAGTATCACAGACCTACCTGTGCAGAGAGGCTACCAGCAAAGTTGGGAAGATGAGAATGAAAGGTTTCATCTAACAGTGAGCATGAACATTGAATAAGAGCTAGGACTTTCAGTATGGAAATTTCAGTAAAACAGAGAAGAACTGCTAAATTTAAAGTTTTGGAAACTTCAGATGAATTTTAATCTTCctttcaataaaaaaaaccaaccattttttttttcaagtgaaaattaatttgttgttttgttctgttttgtaCTATGTGTAATGAAAAATGGAGGAAGCCAGATAAGATCTTGTGGAAAAGTTCTAAGTGATGGTTAAGCTTGCACAAATGGTGTGATTATTTGGCATAGTAAATCATATCATTGTAATGTTCTATCCAAAGTGTTTAAGGACCTTGAACAAAGCTTCATGTGAGCTTTTTCACGAGGCAGCTGCTCCCTAGTGGACTCTTCGTTAGTGTCAGATGAAAAAACATTGGCAGATGAGGCATAGCCTGTATTTTCCAGATCCTATAATTGAAAATGGATGTTTTTAATAAAGGTTGTTCATAGCAATGCACACATCTTGTCAGAGACAAGTGTTAAGAATACCAGGTTTACAATGATAGTATGTACTGGAATAAAGGAGTAGCCATTATCAGATTTCTTGATTTCTTTCAATAAAGCTTTATCATCTATGCCCACCTCTTAATAGAGCCAACACATAAGGGTGCACACATCAGCTTATACTCCTGCTGATTCTGCAAGTCAGCTCCCAGATTTGTCCCAGCCCTTCTAGCCATGCATACCTCATACTGTGCTTTGAAAAACTCCATGGAGTTAATCACACAGTCACTGTGCAACAGCTTTTGGCTCTTCTTCTTTCATAAGTCAATTTTCAAGTGCTGCTTGCCCATTGAAAACGTGGAAATTGTTACTGTACTTGCTTCATTGTGTATTTGAAtattgattcttttttttttctttgtgtctcCTTCTCACTCCAGCTTTGTCTAATATTGACTCTGTGTGCTGTATTCTGGGTAAGtgagaatacttttttttttgtctgaaaggCAATCTTGGTTAGTTTATTAATTGTATTGTAGCTTTAAGATTCAGTGGTGGAGGAAAGGTGAGTTCATGTGTGTGGTGTTTTTGTTGTGAACTGCAGTTGAGCTCAGGTGGTGTGATGAGCCTGCTGGCCCTAAAGCAAATGCATCCTTCCACCTGCATGTGATGTAAATGAGAATACAAAATCTAGAGCATAAGGTTCAGTCTGCAGAACTctagaataaaaatgaagaaaagccagttcaaatattgttttgtttcagtgatGCATAGTTCTGTCAGAAAATATCAGAGAGTGTATAGCCATCTTTAGAAGCCATGGATACAGAATATTAAGCTGGTTAAGACAGTAAAAAAAGCCCAGAAGTATCTTCAAGCATTTTCATTGAAAACTAACTGTAGTTGCATTCCTTAGAAGTAAATATGTCACTGGAATGAGTTTCCATATTTGCAGAAGTACAGTGACATGAGTGTTAACACTGATGTTGTTAGGTGTTTTCAAAGCTAGAAAAGATTTACATAGTGTGATGCTAATGGAATGATGGATCAAATGAATGGAGAGTTGGtgggaaagaaacagcaaattaaGACAAGGAAATTCAGGCATTGTCAGTTAACTCAATTCTTGATTGAACAGTGTGTGTCAATTGCTTTTAGTATAGACTGGTGTGGTACAAAAGGAACTAACTTGCagtatttgctttatttttctttagtgGAACAAAAAAGGTTTGGCGATGTTATTCTGCATATTGCAGTTCTTGGCAATGACCTGGTAAGATTCTTAAAATcccttttaatttcttctccctgcccctgcacccGCATGATTATAAACCTATATATGTATGATTCACATGTAAGTGTGCCCAAATGCTAGCCTCAATCTGTTTTTCTCAGCTAGGTTGTGTAACTCCAGCAAAATCTATATTCAATCATCTTGCAAAAATGGTAATTTGAAGTATATTCTGCAACGTGTGAAGCCCTATGAAAGGaatatatatggaaaaaaaattgtcatgctttttctgtgttgtaAAAGTAACAGTATACTCTCCTCTTTTTCGAATTCTaactattttttcatttttgaagtGAAAGAAgctaaaaaacattttcataggATGTGTCCTGCCCCAGGAATATACTGGGTAAAGGGTGGGTGGATGTGAGAGGGTGAGTTGAGTGCAGCAGGTACTGTGATGACCATGAATGCACTCAGGGGCTGGGTTTGGCAGTGTGTGAGTGCAGTCAGGTGAATGCTTGCAAGCCTGGCAGAAGTTCTGGAAGTTACTGCTTTTTCCACAGAGATACAGGCTTTGTGTCCTTGTCCCAGGTGAGTTACTTGGTGCTCACTCTCAGGCAACCCAAGGTGACCACAGTTGTTGTTTGAACTTGCCCTGAACACACAGAGTCTGTACTGAGCGTGGGTGTGAGGACAAGGAACCATTTGTTCAGGACAGGGACTGTTGGGCATGGTGCTAGATAGAGGGAAGAACACTAGCTCAGACTGTGCTTGTGTGTTTGCAGCAGACAGTTCTCATTTGTTAAGTGTCCTGGGGTTTGATCAGGCTGGACATGAGAGCAGAACACTGCCTGGAGGCTTGTGAGAAGCAAGTTTCAGAGAATAATAGAATTATCAGCTGTCTGAGTGTCACAATTGTGGAATATTGTTCATCCTACAGCATGTATCTGTATTTAGTTACATAAATAATATGATTAGATGTATATTTGCATAGTAATTGAGATTGTCTTTTAAGCTGGAAAAAGTTAGCTCTATCATCTTGAGTACTGTTTTCCCAGAAATCTCTATTCTTTTTAGATTTGGCAATAGTAAGTCTGTTTTTTTAAGTTCATGTGCAGTAGAAGGTGTgaactacattaaaaaaaaagaaaaaatcccaaccaaacaaagagaaaataaagcaccAAATCCCTGTCACTATGTTTAGTTCTTGTCCAAACACGTCATCTTTTCTCGGGTAAGAGTTAAATTGAATAGGCAATCTTGTTTCAAATTTTGTTACAGCAGGTTGCTTTTATTAATGCTGGGCTGAAGTGAAGTAATTTGGTTCTATGACAGACATGAACACTGCAAAtacacttttttcctcttttttttccaggtatAGTCTGTCTTATATTCCTTTTGCAAGGTGAGTCTGTGTAATAATTTCCATCTTAACAAAAGTCAGTTACCTTTATGCTGGGGAGGGGCAAAAAATACTTTGCATGTGTGGAAAATATAACATCctcccttttattttaatttttggaaaatgGTATCACTGAACCTAAAAGTCATGCTTAATATAAGGTTTAAATAGAAGTACAATAGATAGTATTTCTCTTTAATAAATTTCTCTCTAGTTTCCACCACTGAAAATTAATCaagattttgtttaaatattgtCTCCAATGATTTAATAGTAGAGTGATGCAATAGTGACTTTCTGGTACTAAAATTAAAGGTAACTTATGGATCTGAGGTCCTAGTTAAAAGCAAACAACATAGTGACAGTTTCTGTGTCTATTTCTGAGTTCCTCCATCATTTTTAGGAGGGACAAAGGGAACACTTTGTATTTTCATTCTGGCAAGtgtctctcttttctttcattcttgtGTGTACAAAAAGGGAATGAAAGCAGACCAAACATATAGTGAAAACACATGCAAGTAATCAAATGTAAGAATCTGTTTTATCTATGATTCATGTAAAATGCAGTTCAGTGTTCCTgacagtggtttttttttaaaaaaaataagcatttccATATCATTGGGTATATAGAGGTGTGGGGAAAAAGAATACAAAGTACTGTCTATCCCTTTCATCTGGTATTTTTCTGTAGCATTGCCAAAAAaatctgtactttttttttaaagcttcagaTTTAAGATAGTCATTGATAATTACAGTGAATAAAATTACTGAATTCAGGCTTCAAACTGTCATTTTACTATTCCTGACAGCTCAGGCTAACCCAGTCAAAAGTagtattctgaatttttatAGTTCCAGTGGCTGTGAGACAGTCTCagttcattccttttttttgtgtgtttttttatttaatggcTTCAAGTTGAGCTGGTCTCTTGACTTTTTCTTCCCTACTTAGTACTTCTAAGTTCTTGATAGAAAAACATTAAGTTATATGCATCAGTTAATTTCTTTAGGTTTATTTATCTATTACATTTTATGAGCCAAAGAACTGAATTTCATACAGACTGCTTTTAGTAATATTGTGATTTCTTTAGGGATTACTGAGTTATTTGCTTATGTGGAGTGGTACTATAAAATTGTAGATTGTTGTATACACTGCCTTTCTTATGGGAACAATGATCTAAACCATACTAAGTGCCAGAGAATAGTCTTATGTCATTGTTTAAAGTATGCCTTTTGCTTGATTTCATGAAATTATCattccttggtttttttctattcatGGTTTGCTCTTCAGAACATTTTACTtgttcagaggttttttttggggtggggctTGTTGgtttctatttgtttttcctaaattaatGGTAGCTCTCCTGTTGGCGTGGCAACGAAAAGCCCCACCAAACCAGACCCGaatgaaaacaacaacaaatgggacaaaaccaaaacccataTAGCTAAGTGACTTTAAGGAGTGATGATatatgtttctttatttttgaaactgaCTAGCAACAAATGCAAATTCCACTCCTTAGTAAGTTGTTACttttctgggaaaagggaaaacaaaggagACTAAAGCCAGTGATCTGAGTGCAGCAGTCAGAAAACAGTTTGTTGTTGATTGAACAAATGGAACCCTCCAGCTCTTCCAAACCTTAAGGCTGAACCAGCTCTCTCCATGCTGCAGTGTCAGTGCACACTTCaagccctgcagcc belongs to Oenanthe melanoleuca isolate GR-GAL-2019-014 chromosome 3, OMel1.0, whole genome shotgun sequence and includes:
- the SFT2D1 gene encoding vesicle transport protein SFT2A, with amino-acid sequence MEKLRRVLAGQDDEEQGLTAQVLDASTLSFGTRVRWFAICFVAGIVCSFLGTALLWLPKGIKLFAVFYTLGNIAALASTCFLMGPLKQLKAMFDPKRLIATIVMLLCLILTLCAVFWWNKKGLAMLFCILQFLAMTWYSLSYIPFARDAVIKCFSSCLG